The Peribacillus sp. FSL P2-0133 genome has a segment encoding these proteins:
- a CDS encoding sigma 54-interacting transcriptional regulator → MKKPTILLVTSTKTVSKTFEENLQMFFGSKIDIDTCYETLPLNEKVIHKADLILLSSPVLEEAFRKLNLNIPLMVARRSIRIAKLEQLLDLPAKTKILLVTNSMKVARDSIDVLHAFGFGHLTLIPYIPGLTSFEQTEKLELAITFGQDELVPKHIKSTIYLETRPIDLTTMLDIARLLNLSLEKAHFYTAEFFRDFVNMGRNLSLAIQNEKQLTQKLESILNAVHEGIIGLDEKGIITLINEDAYQILQLPSINFIGKHYREILPDFQINETYLDQKEQLDNLFQINNRSLLVSKVPLILNKQLVGLVITFQDVTRVQRMEQEIRRKSTELGLTTKYSFDNIIGESSLILSAKQKAVQLAKSDYTVLITGENGTGKEVFAQAIHNSSERKDGPFVAVNFAGLSETLIESELFGYEGGAFTGARKEGKMGLFELAHNGTIFMDEIGDASLSLQASLLRVLQERQVMRVGGNKIIPINVRVIAATNQNLHQMIREGAFREDLYYRLNVLPLQIPSLRERKQDLFIFIDFFLKSNKKNLMFESNVKKLLMNYNWPGNIRELENFFHYLMVTVEGNVVTKIHLPDQILLSQETVSSSDNSLSEIDETLLFLKTGSFIEDYKSILQILWNCKKRGKNVGRGVIQEMLPYFLSDSKLRHRLSILNKANCIKVGIRKQGTEITEVGIKILNKLNE, encoded by the coding sequence ATGAAAAAGCCTACTATACTTCTTGTAACTAGCACTAAAACAGTAAGCAAAACATTTGAAGAAAATCTTCAAATGTTTTTTGGTTCAAAAATTGACATTGATACATGTTATGAAACATTGCCATTAAATGAAAAGGTTATCCATAAAGCTGATTTAATTTTACTGTCTAGCCCAGTGCTAGAAGAAGCGTTTAGAAAATTGAATTTAAATATTCCTCTTATGGTTGCTCGACGTTCTATTCGAATTGCAAAGTTAGAACAGCTTTTGGATTTGCCTGCTAAAACAAAAATTTTATTAGTTACTAACTCCATGAAAGTGGCTAGAGACTCTATTGATGTTCTACACGCCTTTGGATTTGGACATTTAACGTTAATTCCTTATATTCCTGGTCTTACAAGCTTCGAACAGACAGAGAAACTAGAATTGGCTATTACGTTTGGACAAGATGAACTTGTGCCGAAACATATCAAAAGCACTATCTATTTAGAAACCCGACCAATTGATTTAACAACTATGCTTGATATTGCTCGTCTTTTAAACCTTTCCTTAGAAAAGGCGCATTTCTATACGGCAGAATTCTTTAGAGATTTTGTGAATATGGGAAGGAATTTATCATTAGCAATTCAAAATGAAAAACAATTAACACAAAAATTAGAATCGATTTTAAATGCAGTACATGAAGGGATTATAGGGCTAGATGAAAAAGGCATTATTACATTGATAAATGAAGATGCATATCAAATTCTACAACTCCCTTCTATAAATTTTATTGGAAAGCATTATAGAGAAATTCTACCTGATTTTCAGATTAATGAGACATATTTAGATCAAAAAGAACAACTTGATAACTTATTTCAAATAAACAATCGCTCTTTGCTAGTATCGAAAGTTCCTTTAATCCTGAACAAACAACTAGTAGGCCTTGTCATCACATTTCAAGATGTTACAAGGGTTCAAAGAATGGAGCAAGAAATTAGACGGAAAAGTACAGAGTTAGGTTTAACCACAAAATATTCATTTGACAATATTATTGGGGAAAGTTCTTTGATTTTATCTGCAAAACAAAAAGCAGTTCAATTGGCTAAAAGTGATTATACAGTGTTAATTACTGGAGAGAATGGTACTGGAAAAGAAGTCTTTGCTCAAGCTATACATAATAGTTCCGAAAGAAAAGATGGTCCATTTGTGGCTGTTAATTTTGCGGGACTAAGCGAAACGCTAATAGAAAGTGAATTATTTGGATATGAAGGTGGGGCATTTACAGGTGCTAGAAAAGAAGGAAAAATGGGCTTATTTGAATTAGCCCATAATGGAACTATTTTCATGGATGAAATTGGGGATGCTTCCCTAAGTCTTCAAGCATCCCTTCTACGCGTTCTTCAAGAACGTCAAGTTATGCGTGTAGGTGGCAATAAAATAATACCGATAAATGTACGAGTTATTGCAGCTACCAATCAAAACTTACATCAAATGATTCGAGAAGGTGCGTTTCGTGAAGATTTATATTATCGTCTAAATGTTCTACCATTGCAAATCCCTTCACTTAGAGAAAGGAAGCAGGATTTATTTATATTTATAGATTTCTTTTTAAAATCAAATAAGAAAAATCTAATGTTTGAATCAAATGTAAAAAAACTTTTAATGAATTATAATTGGCCAGGTAATATACGAGAACTTGAAAATTTTTTCCATTATTTAATGGTCACTGTTGAAGGGAATGTAGTCACTAAAATTCATCTACCAGATCAGATTTTACTATCACAAGAGACTGTTAGCTCCTCTGATAATTCATTATCAGAGATTGATGAGACACTTCTCTTCTTAAAAACAGGAAGTTTTATAGAAGATTATAAATCGATATTACAAATACTATGGAATTGTAAAAAGAGAGGAAAGAACGTGGGAAGAGGTGTGATACAAGAAATGCTCCCTTATTTTTTGTCAGATTCCAAATTGCGCCATCGATTATCAATATTAAATAAAGCTAATTGCATTAAAGTCGGAATTAGAAAACAGGGAACAGAGATTACAGAAGTTGGTATAAAGATACTTAATAAATTAAACGAGTGA
- a CDS encoding DUF1835 domain-containing protein, whose protein sequence is MNVIHISFGDSACGNLKSAFHKSKEHQNEQIICINKDFSIGPIYKLESNEGMQERKQWLKEVLTKTGPASERDYLDWIETTLKKNSQIATEVPTDSKVILWHGGNVSDEIGLRFVAFLLQNKNIQFEEVNVTEYSRHIEYKVRDLQNQYIPYRIRSLGEMPPELIQDALQMKKNMSHLTIESLINDWEKWSQTKDVLRILLNGKIVAVSEDYYDASILENTSKEYQKASRIVGEVMGESDQCIGDTYLAFRVYQLIQQGKLSYQGDLGFLGKFEIRLP, encoded by the coding sequence ATGAATGTTATACATATTAGCTTTGGAGATTCTGCGTGTGGAAATTTAAAAAGTGCTTTTCATAAAAGTAAGGAACACCAAAACGAACAAATCATTTGTATTAACAAGGACTTTTCTATAGGCCCTATTTATAAATTAGAGTCAAATGAAGGGATGCAAGAAAGAAAACAATGGCTGAAAGAAGTGTTAACAAAAACAGGCCCAGCCTCAGAAAGAGATTATTTAGATTGGATTGAAACAACCCTTAAAAAAAATTCACAAATTGCAACAGAAGTTCCAACTGATAGTAAAGTGATTTTATGGCATGGTGGTAATGTATCTGATGAAATCGGTTTGAGATTTGTAGCATTTTTACTCCAAAATAAAAATATTCAATTTGAAGAAGTGAATGTTACAGAGTACAGTCGCCATATAGAATACAAGGTGCGTGATTTGCAGAACCAATATATTCCATATAGGATAAGAAGTTTAGGTGAAATGCCTCCAGAACTGATTCAAGATGCTCTTCAAATGAAAAAAAACATGTCCCATCTAACAATTGAAAGTTTGATAAATGATTGGGAAAAATGGTCTCAAACGAAAGATGTATTGAGAATATTATTAAATGGAAAAATAGTAGCTGTATCTGAAGATTATTATGATGCATCTATTTTAGAAAATACATCAAAGGAATATCAAAAAGCATCTCGTATCGTTGGGGAAGTAATGGGAGAAAGTGATCAATGTATAGGGGATACGTATTTAGCTTTTCGAGTATACCAATTAATTCAACAAGGAAAGTTAAGTTACCAAGGTGATTTAGGTTTTTTAGGGAAATTTGAGATTCGATTACCTTAA
- a CDS encoding GNAT family N-acetyltransferase, translated as MKYRKANIDDIDKLVELRKKQLVDEGIEPNIDIDRELYVFFKNKLSDGTLFQWLVEDNEEIIACGAVIFYEFPPCYTNKTGKKAYITNMYTNENYRGQGIATKLLTKLVDEVKISGISQIWLGASKMGRPVYKKFGFMETDEFLELNIF; from the coding sequence TTGAAATATCGTAAAGCAAATATCGATGATATTGATAAATTGGTCGAGTTAAGAAAAAAGCAATTAGTTGATGAGGGGATAGAACCTAATATAGATATTGATAGAGAACTATATGTTTTCTTTAAAAATAAACTAAGTGATGGTACTTTATTTCAATGGCTAGTGGAGGATAATGAAGAAATTATAGCTTGTGGTGCAGTAATTTTTTATGAATTTCCACCTTGTTACACTAATAAGACTGGAAAAAAGGCTTATATCACAAATATGTATACTAATGAAAATTATCGTGGGCAAGGAATCGCAACAAAGCTGTTAACTAAATTAGTTGATGAAGTTAAGATTTCAGGTATTTCACAAATATGGCTTGGGGCTTCAAAAATGGGTAGACCAGTGTATAAGAAGTTTGGTTTTATGGAAACTGATGAATTTCTAGAATTAAATATTTTTTAA
- a CDS encoding YjcZ family sporulation protein — MSRCESSCDDGFGFGGGFAFIVVLFILLIIVGASFVGGCDGYGGGYGGGYGYGACC, encoded by the coding sequence ATGTCACGTTGTGAATCAAGTTGTGATGACGGTTTTGGATTTGGTGGAGGTTTCGCCTTTATAGTCGTCTTGTTTATACTCTTAATCATTGTTGGAGCTAGCTTTGTTGGTGGCTGCGACGGCTACGGTGGCGGTTACGGCGGCGGTTACGGATATGGCGCCTGTTGTTGA
- a CDS encoding VOC family protein: MNPILNQIGTIFIPVSNIEKARKWYCDLLGLAADGEILYGHLYIVPMNGIGIVLDSKIYSEENIFKTPVFHFNSNKIEEAYEYIKGRKVELTTEIMHNHWFNFKDPDGNHLMVCKC; encoded by the coding sequence ATGAACCCCATATTAAATCAAATCGGAACAATTTTTATTCCCGTAAGTAATATTGAAAAAGCTCGAAAATGGTATTGTGACTTATTGGGGTTAGCAGCAGATGGTGAGATATTATACGGTCACTTATATATTGTACCTATGAACGGAATAGGGATTGTTTTAGATAGCAAGATTTATTCAGAAGAAAATATTTTTAAAACTCCAGTTTTTCATTTTAACAGTAATAAAATAGAAGAAGCATATGAATATATTAAGGGAAGAAAAGTGGAATTAACAACAGAAATTATGCATAATCATTGGTTTAATTTCAAAGACCCTGATGGGAATCATTTAATGGTATGTAAGTGTTAA
- a CDS encoding DUF421 domain-containing protein — MEDLIQPIIRTVISYIVLLVFTYLFGKRMNSQLNYYSFALSVTVGSYIANMGFDTNLQFFPTLASFLTLIFIFFLSSLFSFKQRGFRKYLSGKPLIIIEKGEINEFNMKKAKYSIDDLKQQIREQGLFKIDQIETAILEVSGKLSIQKKEEYQPLLKKDIDLITSEIPIELIFNGEIITKNLTSLYNEEWVMKQCKDRKITAKDVRYGVVGRNGVFYVMN, encoded by the coding sequence ATGGAAGACTTAATACAACCAATTATTCGTACAGTTATTTCCTATATAGTCTTACTTGTTTTTACATACTTATTTGGTAAACGTATGAATTCCCAACTAAATTATTATAGTTTTGCTTTATCTGTAACAGTTGGCTCCTATATTGCGAATATGGGATTTGATACAAACCTTCAATTTTTTCCAACACTTGCTTCCTTTCTAACACTGATTTTTATCTTTTTCCTTTCTTCTCTTTTTTCTTTTAAACAAAGAGGTTTTCGAAAATACTTATCGGGAAAGCCTCTTATTATTATTGAAAAAGGGGAAATCAATGAGTTCAACATGAAAAAAGCTAAATATTCTATCGATGATTTAAAACAGCAAATCAGGGAACAAGGGCTATTTAAGATAGATCAAATCGAAACAGCCATACTCGAAGTAAGCGGAAAACTTTCGATTCAAAAAAAAGAAGAATACCAGCCATTATTGAAGAAGGATATAGATCTAATAACTTCAGAAATTCCTATTGAACTCATATTTAATGGTGAAATTATTACAAAAAATTTAACCTCTTTATACAACGAAGAATGGGTTATGAAACAATGCAAAGATCGAAAAATCACGGCTAAGGATGTTCGATATGGAGTTGTTGGCAGGAATGGAGTTTTTTATGTAATGAATTGA
- a CDS encoding tyrosine-type recombinase/integrase, which produces MSEIKLLKDRKCAVPTYTNDELDLLFKQPNHRKFTGIRDLTIMMLLETGIRASECIGINIKDIDYSRSRILIQNTKGYKQRFVPIQDRMKEQLQRYLSIREY; this is translated from the coding sequence ATGAGTGAAATAAAGCTGTTAAAAGATAGGAAGTGCGCTGTTCCAACATATACAAATGATGAACTTGACCTTCTCTTTAAACAACCTAATCATAGAAAATTTACAGGCATCAGAGACTTAACAATTATGATGCTGCTTGAAACAGGTATAAGGGCATCTGAATGTATAGGAATCAATATAAAAGACATTGATTACTCGCGCTCAAGAATACTGATTCAAAACACAAAGGGATACAAACAACGCTTCGTACCGATTCAAGACAGGATGAAAGAACAACTCCAACGATACCTCTCGATTAGAGAGTATTAG
- a CDS encoding site-specific integrase: MQSQISRYGKAINIQATCHKFRHTFARLSVEASAGIFELQAILGHTSMDMVKHYVNLFSDDVIRKHKEFSPIENINKKRVRN, encoded by the coding sequence ATGCAATCGCAAATATCCAGATACGGTAAAGCGATAAATATCCAAGCTACTTGTCATAAATTCAGACATACTTTTGCTCGATTATCTGTAGAAGCATCTGCTGGTATCTTTGAACTTCAAGCAATTTTAGGACATACATCAATGGACATGGTAAAGCACTATGTGAATTTGTTTTCTGATGACGTTATCAGAAAGCACAAAGAGTTTTCACCGATTGAAAATATAAATAAAAAAAGGGTACGAAATTAA
- a CDS encoding ASCH domain-containing protein, translated as MKVLSMIQPWASLFVLREAEYETRTWRTHYRGPFAIHTSKKVDKPACRLDGVAELLAKHGYTEDNLPTGMIIGVCKLKNCLKIEENNGNWAVLEDSRVISGNDLFLGDYRVGGYAWEIEDMRMLDEYIPAKGQLGLWEFSGKI; from the coding sequence ATGAAAGTACTGTCGATGATCCAGCCTTGGGCAAGCTTATTTGTCCTTAGGGAAGCCGAATATGAAACAAGGACTTGGAGAACGCATTATCGGGGTCCTTTTGCTATTCATACGAGCAAAAAAGTAGATAAGCCCGCCTGTAGACTGGATGGAGTTGCCGAGCTGCTGGCTAAGCATGGGTATACAGAAGATAATCTGCCGACCGGAATGATAATTGGAGTCTGCAAGCTGAAAAACTGTTTGAAAATAGAAGAAAACAATGGAAACTGGGCGGTCTTAGAAGATAGTCGGGTTATTTCAGGGAACGACTTGTTTTTAGGGGATTACAGAGTTGGCGGCTATGCCTGGGAAATTGAGGACATGCGGATGCTCGATGAATATATTCCTGCAAAAGGGCAGCTTGGGCTGTGGGAGTTTAGCGGAAAGATATAA
- a CDS encoding YolD-like family protein: MSTIRDRGLVKWQAALIMPEHKALNKKMGEVDYFLNKKPVLDEYQVEEFENNIHYAMEYHLPISFILHNDGNPIELHGYCVYIDPVTKELSIQKKDSFFEKIKFNEIINVIVED, encoded by the coding sequence ATGAGTACAATTCGTGATAGAGGGCTCGTTAAATGGCAAGCAGCGCTGATTATGCCAGAACATAAAGCTTTAAATAAAAAAATGGGTGAGGTTGATTACTTCCTAAATAAAAAACCTGTCCTAGATGAATACCAGGTTGAAGAATTTGAAAACAACATTCATTATGCGATGGAATATCATTTACCGATAAGTTTTATATTGCATAACGATGGAAATCCAATTGAACTGCATGGATACTGTGTGTATATTGATCCTGTCACGAAAGAGTTAAGTATTCAGAAGAAAGATAGTTTCTTTGAGAAAATTAAATTTAATGAAATTATTAATGTAATCGTTGAGGATTAA
- a CDS encoding aminoglycoside phosphotransferase family protein: MIKIDVDLVSKLINSQFLEWSNLEIKPVKKSGNDNKTFHLGNSMSVRLPSDEAYVPQVEKEQKWLPILAKHLSTPISEPLAKGEPSEDYPHPWSVNKWLDGETLTLENIDDSNQFANDLGKFLVELQSIDASEGPLAGEHNFYRGGDIVVYDDECRDAINNNVNTFNKHLLKEIWELALTSKWAGEPVWVHGDIAPGNILIENGKLCAVIDFGILGVGDPSCDAAMAWTFFDDSSRKTFKNALNFDAETWNRARGWALWKALITYNYNKQSNKAVADEHCNIIEVIINDYETER; the protein is encoded by the coding sequence ATGATAAAAATCGACGTAGATTTAGTTTCGAAGTTAATAAATAGCCAATTTCTAGAGTGGTCTAATTTGGAAATTAAACCTGTTAAAAAAAGTGGAAATGATAATAAAACTTTTCACTTAGGCAACAGTATGAGCGTTAGGTTACCAAGTGATGAAGCCTATGTACCCCAAGTTGAAAAAGAACAAAAATGGTTACCCATTTTAGCCAAGCATCTTTCTACACCAATATCTGAACCATTAGCTAAAGGAGAACCAAGTGAGGATTACCCACATCCTTGGTCAGTCAACAAATGGTTGGATGGAGAGACATTAACTTTAGAAAATATAGATGATTCAAATCAATTTGCAAATGATTTGGGGAAATTTTTAGTTGAATTACAATCTATTGACGCCAGTGAAGGTCCCTTAGCTGGCGAACATAATTTTTATAGAGGCGGAGATATTGTTGTATACGATGATGAGTGTAGAGATGCCATTAATAATAATGTAAATACTTTTAATAAACACCTATTGAAAGAAATTTGGGAATTGGCATTAACTTCAAAGTGGGCTGGTGAACCAGTTTGGGTCCACGGTGACATAGCCCCAGGAAATATATTAATTGAAAATGGTAAATTGTGTGCGGTTATTGATTTTGGGATACTGGGAGTAGGAGACCCTTCTTGCGATGCTGCAATGGCTTGGACTTTTTTTGATGATAGTAGCAGAAAGACATTTAAGAATGCATTGAATTTTGATGCAGAAACTTGGAATAGAGCAAGAGGTTGGGCTTTATGGAAGGCTTTAATAACCTACAACTATAATAAACAATCAAACAAAGCAGTCGCAGATGAACATTGTAATATTATAGAAGTAATCATTAATGATTACGAAACTGAAAGATAA
- a CDS encoding VOC family protein yields MIEGIFEAHLPVKNLDVSMEFYKKLGLEFAWRDEETAFFWIEKGKSWLGLWEGNEYQTPYHPSLRHIAFRVSYENLKESLKWLDSIQVKVVPFGSRKSIEPFIRPYSENASVYFEDPDGNSLEMMCSVEVPNALKHITDKLSFEDWEELAKSKFKKEKA; encoded by the coding sequence TTGATAGAAGGAATATTTGAAGCACATTTGCCTGTAAAAAACTTAGATGTTTCAATGGAGTTTTATAAAAAGCTGGGTTTAGAATTTGCATGGCGTGATGAAGAAACTGCTTTTTTTTGGATTGAAAAAGGAAAAAGTTGGCTAGGTTTGTGGGAAGGAAATGAGTATCAAACGCCATACCATCCTTCCTTACGACATATTGCTTTTCGAGTTTCATATGAAAATTTAAAAGAATCTTTAAAATGGTTAGATTCTATTCAAGTTAAAGTCGTGCCATTTGGTAGTAGAAAATCTATTGAGCCATTTATTCGACCATATTCAGAAAATGCTTCCGTTTACTTTGAAGACCCTGATGGTAACAGTTTGGAAATGATGTGTTCTGTTGAAGTTCCTAATGCTTTAAAACATATTACTGATAAGCTGTCCTTTGAAGATTGGGAGGAATTAGCTAAAAGTAAATTTAAAAAAGAGAAGGCATAA
- a CDS encoding phosphoribulokinase, translating into MDKLLQEIINWVRMTDDQIVIGISGHGAAGKTTFANRLAILLNHNEVNYINTDPYIVSSNIRKHAIIDYTYQNENHRYKMTACHPSAHHLHSLERDVQMVRDGLDLYTIDTHYMKSELISSKNKVTIVEGMSVAFINPDLFDLKIYFYTDGETELMRRSSRDIVERGTNINYLRQSHEERRIQYEVFMHPYSQRFDIIIKTFDEAICLEKNTFEFKCK; encoded by the coding sequence ATGGATAAGTTATTACAAGAAATCATAAATTGGGTCAGAATGACTGATGATCAGATTGTTATTGGCATTTCAGGACATGGTGCTGCTGGAAAAACGACGTTTGCCAATAGGCTCGCAATCCTACTAAATCATAATGAAGTGAATTATATTAATACAGATCCATATATTGTTAGTTCGAACATACGAAAGCATGCAATTATCGACTATACATATCAAAACGAAAATCATCGTTATAAAATGACGGCTTGCCATCCATCAGCTCATCATTTGCATTCTTTAGAAAGAGATGTTCAGATGGTTAGAGATGGTTTAGATTTATATACAATTGATACGCATTATATGAAAAGTGAGTTAATTTCTTCGAAAAACAAAGTAACGATTGTAGAAGGAATGAGTGTCGCATTTATTAATCCAGATTTATTTGATTTAAAAATTTACTTCTATACAGATGGTGAAACGGAATTAATGAGAAGGTCGAGCCGTGATATTGTTGAGAGAGGAACCAATATCAATTATTTAAGGCAGTCTCATGAAGAACGTCGGATTCAGTACGAAGTATTTATGCATCCATACAGTCAGCGCTTTGATATTATTATCAAAACTTTTGATGAAGCAATATGTCTAGAAAAAAATACATTTGAATTTAAATGCAAATAA
- a CDS encoding DinB family protein, translating to MVHAKDVLSDQLLANANDPSWYLPFSDSVERLSEEHAFWKPNEESNSIAEIVQHLLYWNQTWQKRYQKSHVDAVPSIGNNNNSFIIPENHTFADLKKQLLEVLLRWQELLSEEKVEGEVNGYPGHVKWWAILGNVSTHNAYHIGQIIYIRKLQNNWKIDAGVNK from the coding sequence ATGGTTCATGCAAAAGATGTTTTATCGGATCAGTTGTTGGCAAATGCTAATGACCCAAGTTGGTACCTCCCATTTTCAGATTCAGTAGAAAGATTGTCTGAGGAACATGCATTTTGGAAGCCAAACGAAGAAAGTAATAGTATTGCTGAAATTGTGCAGCATCTACTATATTGGAATCAAACATGGCAAAAAAGGTACCAAAAATCTCACGTTGATGCTGTGCCTTCAATAGGAAATAATAATAACAGCTTTATTATTCCTGAAAATCATACTTTTGCTGACTTAAAAAAACAACTATTAGAGGTGCTTTTACGTTGGCAAGAGTTATTATCTGAAGAAAAAGTTGAGGGAGAAGTTAATGGTTATCCTGGACACGTGAAATGGTGGGCAATACTCGGAAATGTGTCAACTCATAACGCATATCACATTGGTCAGATCATTTATATCCGGAAGTTGCAAAATAACTGGAAAATAGATGCAGGAGTAAATAAATAA
- a CDS encoding helix-turn-helix transcriptional regulator, giving the protein MKNRVKELRIENGITQQQLADKVSVSSRTIISLEKQKYNPSVLLAYKIASVFNLSIEETFIFDEDDK; this is encoded by the coding sequence ATGAAAAATAGAGTAAAAGAATTGCGAATAGAAAATGGAATAACACAACAACAATTAGCTGATAAAGTAAGTGTATCTTCTAGAACAATCATCTCATTAGAAAAACAAAAGTATAATCCATCTGTGCTACTTGCGTATAAAATAGCATCAGTTTTTAATTTATCAATTGAAGAAACTTTTATTTTTGATGAGGATGACAAATAA
- a CDS encoding fumarylacetoacetate hydrolase family protein, whose product MHVLQKTQKIVRYQNQQGNIHYGIVEDEMILQLSSSFAELVNKEIKYDGVELKYSDVKILEPVKPSKVVNFGWTYAGHAKETGGEANLVEPFLFLKPLSSLIADKEKIILPPNELSNQVELEGEVALVIGKRGKNIKEEDALDYVFGCTIFNDVTARDLTKKDPQFTRGKGFDTFGPLGPCIVTGVDPTNLRIVTTLNGRVVQDGNTNEMSLSIPFLISWLSQVMTLEPGDILATGSPSGSCPIKSGDEVVVEVENIGRLTNDVQ is encoded by the coding sequence TTCGCTATCAGAATCAACAGGGCAATATACATTACGGTATTGTTGAGGATGAGATGATATTACAACTGTCTAGCAGTTTTGCTGAACTTGTCAACAAGGAAATAAAGTATGACGGGGTAGAGCTGAAATATAGTGACGTAAAAATTCTGGAACCTGTAAAACCTTCGAAAGTTGTTAATTTCGGCTGGACATATGCAGGTCATGCAAAGGAAACCGGGGGAGAGGCAAACCTTGTAGAACCATTTCTCTTCTTAAAGCCATTATCTTCGCTTATTGCAGACAAGGAGAAAATTATCCTTCCTCCAAACGAGCTATCCAACCAAGTGGAGCTCGAAGGGGAAGTAGCCTTGGTGATTGGAAAGCGCGGAAAAAACATCAAAGAAGAAGATGCGCTTGATTATGTGTTCGGTTGCACGATATTTAATGACGTCACAGCAAGAGACCTTACAAAAAAAGATCCACAGTTTACGCGGGGCAAAGGATTTGATACATTCGGACCTTTGGGACCGTGCATCGTTACCGGGGTAGATCCCACTAATTTGCGGATTGTGACCACTTTAAACGGCCGCGTTGTCCAAGACGGAAATACCAATGAAATGTCTCTAAGCATTCCGTTTCTAATCAGCTGGCTTTCACAGGTAATGACACTGGAGCCAGGTGACATTTTGGCTACGGGTTCACCATCTGGCAGCTGCCCGATCAAGTCGGGGGATGAAGTCGTTGTTGAAGTCGAGAACATCGGTCGATTAACTAATGATGTTCAGTAA